Proteins co-encoded in one Kribbella solani genomic window:
- a CDS encoding ABC transporter permease: protein MSGGLIRAGVRRGSAIKVLPDWRSGIRLGAGVLGAGLVVLALLALTSDNVPASVDGLLTGAVSSPGRTAQWLSYSSYLMFTGASVCLAFRVGMFSIGAEGQVFVGALAAGVVALALGPSAAALPLAVLAAAAGGAIWAFLPGLMKAYLNADEIVTTLMLNYVATFAFAFVIKEALLPAGAGFPVSAYFDRGTWLPSWGSSPAIPSSLVFAILACVVVSVLLNRSRLGFRLRMVGDSQPFARANGYPVRRLICVAFVASGAVAGLTGAAIAFGGTHRLIIGMGAGIGFEGVLVALLAVNRPALVPLTALAYGYLRTGGEIIQITGNVPRDVVVVLQGLLIIGLAALLRRRAARNATEVTH from the coding sequence ATGAGCGGCGGCCTGATCCGGGCCGGTGTGCGCAGAGGCAGCGCGATCAAAGTGTTGCCCGACTGGCGGTCCGGGATCCGGCTCGGCGCCGGCGTGCTCGGTGCCGGCCTGGTCGTGCTCGCGCTGCTGGCGCTGACCAGCGACAACGTGCCCGCCTCCGTCGACGGTCTGCTCACCGGAGCGGTGTCCAGTCCGGGGCGTACGGCGCAATGGCTGTCGTACTCGAGCTATCTCATGTTCACCGGTGCGAGTGTCTGCCTCGCCTTCCGCGTCGGGATGTTCTCGATCGGAGCCGAGGGCCAGGTGTTCGTCGGTGCGCTGGCCGCCGGCGTCGTCGCACTGGCGCTGGGGCCCAGCGCGGCCGCACTTCCGCTGGCGGTGCTGGCGGCCGCGGCGGGCGGCGCGATCTGGGCCTTCCTGCCCGGGCTGATGAAGGCGTACCTGAACGCCGACGAGATCGTCACCACGTTGATGCTCAACTACGTGGCGACCTTCGCGTTCGCCTTTGTGATCAAGGAGGCGCTGCTGCCGGCCGGGGCCGGCTTCCCGGTCTCGGCGTACTTCGACCGCGGCACCTGGCTGCCGAGTTGGGGATCGTCGCCGGCCATCCCCAGCTCGTTGGTGTTCGCGATCCTGGCCTGCGTGGTCGTGAGCGTCTTGCTGAACCGGTCCCGGCTGGGCTTCCGGCTGCGGATGGTCGGCGACAGTCAGCCGTTCGCCCGGGCCAACGGGTATCCGGTCCGGCGGCTGATCTGCGTTGCCTTCGTGGCATCCGGAGCGGTCGCCGGTCTGACCGGTGCCGCCATCGCCTTCGGGGGTACGCATCGCCTCATCATCGGGATGGGCGCCGGGATCGGCTTCGAAGGTGTACTCGTCGCCCTGCTGGCGGTCAATCGGCCGGCTCTCGTACCCCTGACCGCGCTGGCCTACGGCTATCTGCGTACGGGTGGAGAGATCATCCAGATCACCGGCAACGTACCCCGAGATGTCGTGGTGGTCCTGCAGGGACTCCTGATCATCGGACTCGCTGCTCTGCTGCGCCGGCGCGCCGCACGCAACGCCACGGAGGTGACGCACTGA
- a CDS encoding ABC transporter permease translates to MYLASVLEVATPLVLAALGCLLTVRAGMDNIGIEGMMLGGAFAGAAVSTTIFGPWGGLAVAALAGLALALLLAWSHLSLGADFVLAGIAVNLLAAGGTATFLFAINKSKDKGANALESNPLPTVHLSFLDGVPVLKALAALSPITWATLVLAPVVVYLYFHSRPGIWIRAVGGNAPAVVEAGISPTRVKWLAMSISGVFAGLAGAQLSLATTHTFVRDMTQGRGFIALAAVYLGLKHPIGTIIAATAFGMCQALTILLQARTSIPTDPLTAFPYVVTVLALGIAGLRSLRRPSATVA, encoded by the coding sequence ATGTACCTGGCAAGCGTTCTCGAGGTTGCGACGCCCTTGGTGCTGGCGGCGCTCGGCTGTCTGCTGACCGTACGGGCAGGCATGGACAACATCGGCATCGAGGGCATGATGCTCGGCGGCGCCTTCGCGGGCGCGGCCGTGTCCACCACCATCTTCGGGCCGTGGGGAGGCCTGGCCGTCGCGGCCCTCGCCGGTCTCGCGCTCGCACTGTTACTGGCCTGGTCCCACCTGTCATTGGGCGCGGACTTCGTCCTCGCCGGCATCGCCGTGAACCTGCTCGCCGCCGGTGGCACGGCAACGTTCCTCTTCGCGATCAACAAGAGCAAGGACAAGGGCGCCAACGCGCTCGAGTCGAATCCGTTGCCCACGGTGCACCTGTCCTTCCTGGACGGCGTCCCGGTACTGAAAGCGCTGGCCGCTCTGTCGCCGATCACCTGGGCGACGCTGGTCCTCGCCCCGGTCGTGGTGTACCTGTACTTCCACTCCCGGCCCGGAATCTGGATCCGGGCAGTGGGCGGCAACGCGCCGGCCGTGGTGGAGGCGGGCATCTCCCCGACGCGGGTGAAGTGGCTGGCGATGAGCATCTCGGGAGTCTTCGCCGGCCTCGCGGGCGCGCAGCTCTCGCTGGCCACCACGCACACCTTCGTCCGGGACATGACCCAGGGCCGGGGCTTCATCGCGCTGGCTGCCGTCTACCTCGGCCTGAAGCATCCGATCGGCACCATCATCGCGGCGACCGCGTTCGGCATGTGCCAGGCGCTGACCATTCTGCTGCAAGCCCGTACCAGCATCCCGACGGACCCACTGACCGCCTTCCCGTACGTCGTCACCGTGCTCGCGCTGGGTATCGCAGGACTCCGGTCACTGCGCCGCCCGTCGGCCACGGTGGCCTGA
- a CDS encoding sugar phosphate isomerase/epimerase family protein: protein MTTTTSFVRQTHRPAELDAGSWPIAAGTLPFPAVDRRGRTARSGGRAEWAARLGELAAAGFDHVEITDTWLRAGDLDKEELADLSAAGRELGLTIAAVALIRASVIDPVHGDDNLAYSHRAIEAAATLGAQVVSVGLHERLTSEQASAWWFWTRDHLANDPDDRELRALAVTQLRELGEHAGSLGMLLTLEMYEDTFLGSAESAIRLVEEIGRADVGLNPDTGNLIRLHRPTDPPGEVLAAVLPWSNYWHVKNYLRLEDPASGTILTAPTSMELGVIDYRDAIRSALDCGYAGIITCEHYGGDGLSVSAANQRYLRGLLKSVRR from the coding sequence ATGACCACCACCACTTCGTTCGTACGGCAAACCCATCGCCCGGCGGAGCTCGATGCCGGGAGCTGGCCGATCGCCGCCGGTACGCTCCCGTTCCCCGCGGTCGACCGCCGGGGGAGGACGGCGCGTTCCGGCGGCCGGGCCGAATGGGCGGCCCGGCTCGGTGAGCTGGCGGCGGCCGGGTTCGACCACGTCGAGATCACCGACACCTGGCTGCGCGCCGGGGACTTGGACAAAGAGGAGCTTGCCGACCTGAGCGCTGCCGGCCGGGAACTCGGCCTGACGATCGCGGCGGTCGCGTTGATCCGTGCCAGCGTGATCGATCCGGTGCACGGCGACGACAACCTCGCGTACAGCCACCGTGCGATCGAGGCCGCCGCGACGCTGGGTGCGCAGGTGGTTTCGGTCGGACTGCATGAGCGGCTGACGAGCGAGCAGGCGTCGGCGTGGTGGTTCTGGACCCGCGATCATCTGGCCAACGACCCGGACGACCGCGAGCTGCGGGCGCTCGCGGTCACCCAGCTGCGCGAGCTCGGTGAGCACGCGGGGTCGCTCGGGATGCTGCTGACGCTCGAAATGTACGAGGACACCTTCCTCGGCAGCGCCGAGAGCGCGATCCGGCTGGTCGAGGAGATCGGCCGAGCTGACGTGGGCCTCAACCCCGACACCGGAAACCTGATCCGGCTGCATCGGCCGACGGACCCACCCGGAGAGGTACTGGCCGCGGTTCTGCCCTGGTCGAACTACTGGCACGTGAAGAACTACCTTCGCCTGGAGGACCCGGCGAGCGGCACGATCCTGACCGCTCCCACCTCGATGGAGCTCGGCGTCATCGACTACCGCGACGCGATCCGGTCGGCGCTCGACTGTGGGTACGCCGGAATCATCACCTGTGAACATTACGGCGGCGACGGGTTGTCGGTGAGTGCTGCCAACCAGCGCTACCTTCGCGGCCTGCTGAAGTCGGTGCGCCGATGA
- a CDS encoding dihydroxyacetone kinase family protein, whose amino-acid sequence MTAIHNGAETFADEALQGLVLAYGRDVRRVDGGVIRAAVRPAGQVGVVLGGGSGHYPAFAGLVGPGLATGAVCGQVFTSPSAAQAYRVCHAVDAGAGVLLVYGNYAGDVLHFGIAQRRLLAEGHDVRTVLVTDDIASAPIEERDRRRGIAGDFVVVKIAGAAAEAGADLDAVERVARKANRHTRTLGIAISGCTLPGATEPLFEVAAGTMSVGLGIHGEAGIEDRPLAPSSELAVLLVDALLAERVDGGGPARVALVVNGLGTVKYEELFVLFKDVAGILAERGVEVVEPEVGELVTSLDMGGVSVTVCWLDDELETLWRAPARGPAFAKTVPGEVDDSVPDVGQWSDATVRLPRPSTAELVAAANDVVAGLELVCATLAEHEEALARLDAVAGDGDHGSGMVRGARAALAAGIAAEHQGADAVLVAAGRAWAEYGAGTSGALWGAGLEAAGLAANTAGTLNTSTGVQAVGAAVAAIEELGGARPGDKTMLDAMHPFITTLTTSSTTESDRPAAEPAGGLGGESVRPAVWVEAAAAAGVAAAATAGLKPRVGRARPLAEKSFGHPDPGATSFAIVAMAVAQHLMERSLQ is encoded by the coding sequence ATGACCGCGATTCACAACGGTGCCGAGACGTTCGCCGACGAAGCGTTGCAAGGTTTGGTACTCGCGTACGGCCGGGATGTACGCCGGGTGGACGGCGGGGTGATCCGCGCAGCTGTTCGGCCGGCTGGTCAGGTGGGGGTCGTGCTGGGTGGGGGCTCGGGTCATTATCCGGCGTTCGCCGGCCTGGTCGGTCCTGGGCTCGCCACCGGAGCGGTATGCGGGCAGGTCTTCACGTCACCGTCGGCGGCGCAGGCGTACCGGGTGTGTCACGCCGTCGACGCCGGAGCGGGGGTGCTGCTCGTGTACGGGAACTACGCGGGGGACGTGCTGCATTTCGGCATCGCGCAGCGCCGGTTGCTTGCCGAGGGCCACGATGTTCGTACCGTCCTGGTGACCGATGACATCGCCAGTGCTCCGATCGAGGAGCGGGACCGGCGGCGGGGGATTGCCGGTGATTTCGTTGTGGTGAAGATCGCCGGTGCGGCGGCGGAGGCCGGTGCCGATCTCGATGCGGTCGAACGGGTTGCGCGGAAGGCCAATCGGCATACCCGGACGCTGGGCATCGCGATCTCCGGTTGCACGTTGCCGGGGGCAACCGAGCCGTTGTTCGAGGTGGCGGCCGGGACGATGTCGGTCGGGCTCGGCATCCACGGCGAGGCGGGGATCGAGGACCGGCCGCTCGCTCCGTCGAGTGAGCTCGCCGTCCTGCTGGTCGACGCGCTCCTCGCGGAGCGGGTCGACGGTGGAGGGCCGGCGCGGGTCGCGTTGGTTGTCAACGGGCTCGGGACGGTCAAGTACGAGGAGTTGTTCGTGCTCTTCAAGGATGTGGCCGGCATCTTGGCCGAGCGTGGAGTGGAAGTGGTCGAGCCGGAAGTGGGGGAGTTGGTGACCAGCCTTGACATGGGCGGGGTGTCCGTCACTGTCTGCTGGCTCGACGACGAACTCGAGACGTTGTGGCGCGCGCCTGCCCGCGGCCCGGCCTTCGCGAAGACCGTGCCGGGCGAGGTCGACGACAGCGTCCCGGACGTCGGGCAGTGGAGCGACGCGACCGTCCGGCTGCCGAGGCCGTCGACCGCAGAATTGGTTGCCGCCGCCAACGATGTGGTGGCGGGGCTGGAGCTGGTGTGCGCGACCCTGGCGGAGCACGAGGAAGCGCTGGCCCGGCTCGACGCGGTTGCCGGTGATGGTGATCACGGCTCCGGGATGGTGCGGGGTGCACGCGCCGCGCTCGCCGCCGGGATCGCGGCCGAACACCAGGGCGCGGATGCGGTACTGGTCGCCGCCGGTCGCGCCTGGGCCGAGTACGGCGCCGGGACTTCAGGCGCGTTGTGGGGTGCCGGGCTGGAGGCGGCCGGGCTCGCTGCCAACACGGCCGGGACCCTGAACACGTCCACCGGAGTGCAAGCAGTCGGCGCGGCGGTGGCCGCGATCGAGGAGTTGGGTGGCGCCCGGCCGGGCGACAAGACGATGCTCGACGCGATGCACCCGTTCATCACAACACTCACAACCAGCTCCACCACGGAATCTGATCGCCCGGCGGCGGAACCGGCCGGCGGGCTGGGTGGGGAATCGGTTCGTCCGGCGGTCTGGGTTGAGGCGGCGGCTGCCGCGGGTGTGGCTGCCGCGGCGACTGCTGGTTTGAAACCCAGGGTGGGGCGGGCGCGGCCGCTGGCCGAGAAGAGTTTCGGGCACCCCGATCCGGGCGCCACCTCGTTCGCGATCGTCGCGATGGCGGTCGCCCAACACCTGATGGAAAGGTCGTTGCAATGA
- a CDS encoding ribose-5-phosphate isomerase — MTGKLRIVVGSDDAGLGLKTALAADLGRHPRVESVIDVGVGQDSHTAYPHVAVAAARLIAAGEADRGLLVCGTGLGVAIAANKVRGVRAVTAHDVYSVQRAVLSNNAQVLTLGERVIGIELARALVQEWLRHDFDPESASAAKIDAITSYEQPSSEAAAGRRP; from the coding sequence ATGACCGGCAAACTTCGGATCGTCGTCGGTTCGGACGACGCGGGGCTCGGGCTGAAGACCGCGCTCGCGGCGGATCTCGGCCGGCACCCGCGGGTGGAGTCCGTGATCGACGTCGGCGTCGGCCAGGACAGCCACACCGCGTACCCGCACGTGGCTGTCGCCGCGGCCCGGCTGATCGCGGCGGGCGAGGCCGATCGCGGCCTACTGGTGTGCGGCACCGGACTCGGCGTCGCCATTGCCGCGAACAAGGTCCGTGGCGTCCGCGCGGTGACCGCCCACGACGTGTACTCGGTCCAGCGCGCCGTACTGAGCAACAACGCGCAGGTACTGACTCTCGGCGAAAGGGTGATCGGGATCGAGCTGGCGCGCGCCCTCGTCCAAGAATGGCTGCGGCACGACTTCGACCCGGAATCGGCTTCCGCGGCGAAGATCGACGCCATCACCTCGTACGAGCAACCATCGTCCGAAGCCGCGGCCGGGAGGAGGCCATGA
- a CDS encoding adenosine deaminase: protein MSSPRDVRPLPAAGDLPRVRELPKVSLHDHLEGGLRESTILEAGESLGLALPADDVESLGAWFLRAANSGSLVTVLESFWMSVAVMQTADVLSRVACEYVLDLASDGVIYGEVRWAPENMLTKGLSLDDAVEAVQSGLETGIATAAAQGHRIVVRQLLTAMRNGANSLEIARLALRWRDRGVAGFDIAGPEAGFPPSLHRDAFELLASEFFPATVHAGEAAGLDSIRSALVDGRASRLGHGVRITEDIDATGTGPRLGQVARWVRDHGVVLETSPTSNLQTGAVPSGNLAEHPFDLLHRLGFAVTVNTDNRLISQTTLSHEIALLCDTFGYGLPDLERFQLNALSAAFVDAGERAQLEAVIRTGHAPWS, encoded by the coding sequence ATGAGCTCACCCCGAGACGTACGGCCCCTCCCGGCCGCGGGGGATCTCCCGCGCGTACGGGAACTGCCCAAGGTGTCGTTGCACGATCATCTGGAAGGCGGACTCCGGGAGTCCACCATCCTCGAAGCCGGCGAGTCGCTCGGTCTCGCGCTGCCGGCCGATGACGTGGAGTCCTTGGGCGCGTGGTTCCTCCGCGCCGCCAACAGCGGCTCGCTGGTGACTGTGCTGGAGTCCTTCTGGATGTCGGTCGCCGTGATGCAGACCGCCGACGTACTGTCGCGGGTCGCCTGTGAGTACGTACTGGACCTGGCGTCCGACGGGGTGATCTACGGCGAGGTCCGATGGGCGCCGGAGAACATGCTCACCAAGGGACTGAGCCTCGACGACGCGGTCGAAGCGGTCCAGTCGGGACTCGAGACAGGCATCGCGACGGCCGCGGCCCAGGGCCACCGGATCGTCGTACGCCAGCTCCTGACGGCGATGCGCAACGGCGCCAACTCGCTGGAGATCGCCCGGCTCGCGCTGCGCTGGCGTGACCGCGGCGTGGCCGGGTTCGACATCGCCGGGCCGGAGGCAGGTTTTCCGCCTAGCCTCCATCGCGACGCGTTCGAGCTGCTGGCGAGCGAGTTCTTCCCGGCAACGGTCCATGCGGGCGAGGCAGCGGGCCTCGACAGCATCCGGTCCGCGCTCGTCGACGGTCGCGCGAGCCGGCTCGGGCACGGCGTACGCATCACCGAGGACATCGACGCGACCGGCACCGGACCGCGGCTGGGACAGGTGGCGCGGTGGGTCCGGGATCACGGCGTGGTGCTGGAGACGAGTCCGACCTCGAATCTGCAGACGGGCGCCGTGCCCAGCGGAAACCTGGCCGAGCATCCCTTCGACCTGCTCCACCGGCTCGGCTTCGCGGTCACCGTCAACACCGACAACCGCCTGATCAGTCAGACCACCCTGAGCCACGAGATCGCCTTGCTCTGCGACACTTTCGGGTACGGACTGCCGGACCTGGAACGCTTCCAGCTGAACGCACTGTCCGCGGCGTTCGTGGATGCCGGTGAACGGGCCCAGCTCGAAGCCGTCATCCGGACGGGACACGCGCCATGGAGCTGA
- a CDS encoding FadR/GntR family transcriptional regulator, with protein MIDPSAVQRRDSQASRIARALVDRVKDGSYPIGQKIPSERQLATEFGVSRPVIREALSTVSAMDILDIQMGRGAYVTAAPAEHIAGGGLKLQDVVNVREVLEVGAIELTLKNPEPALDGVRAAAERLQQAVRDREDTVEPDRALHAAIVQAAGSSLLASIWQTIDQQVVETIRISPHGRTMSQDILDLHQRLADSIINGDLEAAVESSRLLYEDNRQFLRELLQ; from the coding sequence ATGATCGACCCGAGCGCCGTTCAGCGGCGCGATTCGCAGGCCAGCCGGATTGCCCGGGCGCTGGTGGATCGGGTCAAGGACGGCAGCTACCCGATCGGCCAGAAGATCCCCAGCGAGCGGCAGCTCGCGACCGAGTTCGGGGTCTCCCGGCCGGTGATCCGGGAGGCGCTGTCGACGGTCAGCGCGATGGACATCCTGGACATCCAGATGGGTCGCGGCGCGTACGTGACCGCGGCGCCGGCCGAACACATCGCCGGCGGCGGCCTCAAGCTCCAGGACGTGGTGAATGTCCGTGAGGTGCTGGAGGTCGGCGCGATCGAGCTCACGCTGAAGAACCCGGAGCCCGCCCTCGACGGGGTGCGCGCGGCCGCGGAGCGCCTGCAGCAGGCGGTTCGCGATCGGGAGGACACGGTCGAGCCCGACCGCGCGCTGCACGCCGCGATCGTGCAGGCGGCCGGCAGCAGCCTGCTCGCCTCCATCTGGCAGACCATCGACCAGCAGGTGGTGGAGACGATCCGGATCTCGCCGCACGGCCGGACCATGAGCCAGGACATCCTGGATCTCCATCAGCGGCTGGCCGACTCGATCATCAACGGCGACCTGGAGGCGGCGGTCGAGTCGTCCCGCCTGCTCTACGAGGACAACCGCCAGTTCCTGCGCGAGCTGCTCCAGTAG
- a CDS encoding N,N-dimethylformamidase beta subunit family domain-containing protein, with amino-acid sequence MGYDIVGYAPKWHARPGDRVPIHVSSRCPEFWVHLLRVTDFLGDGDAWAHCPVELPPAGPFAAADIPLVTGSYFHARESNLELAELSIEVTLWTRAPQTEPSTLLQYVGEHGLLSLDLTPDQSFVIRHGDQEYATTLTLRPRRWTKVALAISADSITLSTDATSEYLAVRAEPGVLRELLIGGVIDPRSPSGGRGRLDAKIEAPALRTLDGDLITKWNLGRLPYAGDVPDSYQVFADSRLVNEPTRAVTGSAWRGRSLSFEDAPAEYAAAYLHRDDLGDAGWPIGVELDLPAGTRSGVLCAVLSVDEVPRFDDPGRFFPVSVFVAPPPDSAPDVTLVLPTFSYRSYANNGYWEDAPADVYTTKGASTSQHVYDYLAETGMLSLYGLHPDGSGVHLASLKRPQATMRPDWVYQLVGRPHQLSADLSIVNWLSRSGLSWAVTTDEFLDQEGVAALAGCRTVLTGSHPEYSTENLLDAYDDHLASGGNLMYLGGNGFILRVDVPADRPWMQELRRGNHDRNMWNDEPGELRHQVSGQQGGLWRHAGRPPNLLTGLGYCAIGFSRDTAYAAPADLEVDALPPRLAAVMGDVGADPFGLCGFELDCHDVTLGSDVDCVVLGRAVDIPPEYRPVTEYLSLDGDPVRAVANALRGDVVWRRTGAGGQVFAVGSISWTRHLSAADDPGRCREIMTAVLTDMTTEAPA; translated from the coding sequence GTGGGTTACGACATCGTCGGCTATGCGCCGAAATGGCACGCCAGGCCCGGCGACCGAGTTCCGATCCACGTGTCGAGCCGGTGTCCCGAGTTCTGGGTGCACCTGCTCCGCGTCACCGACTTCCTCGGTGACGGCGATGCCTGGGCGCACTGCCCGGTCGAGTTGCCGCCGGCCGGTCCGTTCGCCGCCGCCGATATCCCGTTGGTCACGGGCTCGTACTTCCACGCCCGCGAAAGCAATCTCGAACTGGCAGAGCTCAGCATCGAGGTGACGCTCTGGACCCGGGCTCCCCAAACCGAACCGTCAACACTTCTGCAGTACGTCGGCGAGCACGGCCTGCTCTCACTCGACCTCACGCCGGACCAGTCCTTCGTCATTCGCCACGGCGACCAGGAGTACGCCACTACGCTGACGTTACGGCCGCGCCGCTGGACGAAGGTGGCACTCGCCATCTCCGCGGACAGCATCACCCTGAGCACGGACGCCACCTCGGAGTACCTCGCGGTACGCGCCGAACCGGGTGTCCTCCGCGAGCTCCTCATCGGTGGGGTGATCGACCCGCGCTCTCCGAGCGGTGGACGCGGCCGGCTCGACGCGAAGATCGAGGCGCCTGCGCTGCGTACCTTGGACGGCGACCTGATCACCAAGTGGAACCTCGGCCGGCTCCCGTACGCCGGCGATGTCCCCGACAGCTATCAGGTCTTCGCCGACTCCAGATTGGTGAACGAGCCCACTCGCGCCGTGACCGGCTCGGCGTGGCGGGGCCGCTCCCTCTCCTTCGAGGATGCGCCTGCCGAGTACGCCGCGGCGTACCTGCACCGGGACGACCTCGGCGACGCCGGTTGGCCCATCGGTGTCGAGCTCGACCTCCCGGCCGGTACGCGATCCGGCGTACTGTGCGCGGTGCTGTCGGTGGACGAAGTGCCCCGCTTCGACGACCCGGGCCGCTTCTTCCCGGTCTCGGTGTTCGTCGCGCCGCCACCCGACTCGGCGCCTGACGTGACTCTCGTGCTACCGACGTTCAGCTACCGCTCGTACGCCAACAACGGGTACTGGGAGGACGCCCCGGCCGACGTGTACACGACCAAGGGCGCGTCGACTTCGCAACATGTCTACGACTATCTCGCCGAGACCGGGATGCTCTCGCTGTACGGCCTGCACCCGGACGGTTCCGGCGTACACCTCGCGTCCTTGAAGCGGCCGCAGGCGACCATGCGGCCGGACTGGGTGTACCAGCTCGTCGGTCGTCCGCACCAGCTGTCGGCCGACCTGTCGATCGTCAACTGGCTGTCGCGCTCCGGGCTGAGCTGGGCAGTCACCACCGACGAATTCCTCGACCAGGAAGGCGTCGCGGCGCTGGCCGGCTGCCGGACCGTGCTGACCGGAAGCCATCCGGAGTACTCGACCGAGAACCTGCTCGACGCGTACGACGATCACCTGGCGTCCGGCGGGAACCTGATGTACCTCGGCGGCAACGGCTTCATCCTGCGCGTCGACGTACCCGCGGACCGCCCGTGGATGCAGGAGCTTCGGCGCGGTAACCACGACCGCAACATGTGGAACGACGAGCCCGGCGAGCTGCGGCATCAGGTGTCGGGGCAGCAAGGCGGCCTGTGGCGACACGCCGGGCGACCACCGAACCTGCTGACCGGCCTGGGCTACTGCGCGATCGGGTTCTCCCGCGACACCGCGTACGCCGCGCCGGCCGATCTTGAGGTCGATGCGCTTCCGCCACGGCTGGCCGCGGTGATGGGCGACGTCGGTGCCGATCCGTTCGGACTGTGCGGTTTCGAGCTCGACTGTCACGACGTGACGCTCGGGTCGGACGTGGATTGCGTCGTACTCGGGCGGGCGGTCGACATCCCGCCCGAGTACCGCCCGGTGACCGAGTACCTGAGCCTCGACGGCGATCCGGTCCGCGCGGTCGCCAATGCCCTCCGCGGTGACGTGGTGTGGCGGCGTACCGGCGCCGGCGGGCAGGTCTTCGCGGTCGGGTCGATCTCGTGGACCCGCCACCTTTCCGCTGCCGATGACCCGGGTCGCTGCCGGGAGATCATGACTGCCGTGCTGACGGACATGACCACCGAAGCACCCGCTTGA
- a CDS encoding FAD-binding oxidoreductase: MASELVARGDMGFEDLLSGLVWNGRKPTEVPKVIARPVDVAGVVEALAVARRDGLRVGVRSGGHNWLGVCLRPNGMVIDLSGFRQIEIAPDLSTARVGPGVTNDVLDAALERVGRAFPVGHCPSVGVGGYLLSGGFGWNSGEWGLAGERVRRVEVVTAAGEVLIADQDEHPDLFWAACGAGMLFPAVVTWFEIELAARPRHVEWATAVFGREQSRAVADWFATRQEQAPANVEAALRLCREGPGEPTLLEVTVVSFAADREQADRDLKPWSDAHVQPLSATRRVGAISDLFAIEDLLHPIGARYATDNVQSGEPFRSLLERLVTAMDRAPSDLSFIGTGVNPAGSPGADGAFSVASSAFAYPVAIWPDESGDAANDEWVRETMHDVPLAQTSYIAETTPELHPGGVRDCFSAESWERLTEVRRKYDPDGLLEVGYAGIADRLGE, from the coding sequence ATGGCGAGCGAGCTGGTGGCGCGAGGAGACATGGGTTTCGAGGATCTCTTGTCCGGCCTGGTCTGGAACGGACGCAAGCCCACGGAGGTACCGAAGGTCATCGCCAGACCGGTGGATGTCGCCGGGGTGGTTGAGGCCCTGGCCGTCGCGCGGCGCGACGGACTGCGGGTCGGCGTCCGGTCCGGCGGGCACAACTGGCTCGGAGTCTGCCTTCGGCCGAACGGCATGGTGATCGATCTGTCCGGGTTTCGGCAGATCGAGATCGCGCCGGATCTTTCGACCGCGAGAGTCGGTCCGGGCGTGACCAACGACGTGCTGGATGCAGCGCTGGAACGAGTTGGCCGGGCGTTCCCCGTCGGTCACTGTCCGAGCGTTGGTGTCGGTGGATACCTGCTCTCGGGTGGGTTCGGGTGGAACAGCGGCGAGTGGGGTCTGGCCGGCGAACGTGTCCGGCGCGTCGAGGTGGTGACGGCGGCGGGGGAGGTTCTGATCGCCGACCAGGACGAGCATCCGGACCTGTTCTGGGCCGCCTGTGGCGCTGGCATGTTGTTCCCCGCTGTCGTGACCTGGTTCGAGATCGAGCTCGCCGCGCGCCCGCGACACGTGGAGTGGGCCACCGCCGTTTTCGGTCGCGAGCAGAGCCGTGCGGTCGCCGACTGGTTCGCGACGCGGCAGGAACAGGCACCGGCCAACGTCGAGGCGGCCCTGCGGCTCTGCCGGGAAGGGCCTGGTGAGCCGACGCTGCTCGAGGTCACGGTGGTGTCCTTCGCCGCGGATCGCGAACAGGCTGACCGCGATCTGAAGCCTTGGTCCGATGCTCACGTGCAGCCGCTCTCGGCGACCAGAAGAGTCGGCGCCATCAGCGATTTGTTCGCGATCGAAGATCTGCTCCATCCCATCGGCGCCCGGTACGCGACCGACAACGTCCAGTCCGGCGAACCGTTCCGGTCCCTGCTCGAACGGCTGGTGACGGCGATGGACCGCGCGCCGAGTGACCTCTCGTTCATCGGTACCGGGGTGAACCCGGCCGGCTCGCCCGGTGCCGACGGCGCCTTCTCGGTGGCGAGTTCGGCGTTCGCGTACCCGGTGGCCATCTGGCCGGACGAGTCGGGCGACGCGGCGAACGACGAATGGGTGCGCGAGACGATGCACGACGTCCCGTTGGCGCAGACCAGTTACATCGCGGAGACCACCCCCGAACTGCACCCGGGAGGTGTCCGGGACTGCTTCTCGGCCGAGTCCTGGGAACGGCTGACCGAGGTGCGCCGGAAGTACGATCCGGACGGGTTGCTCGAAGTCGGCTACGCCGGAATCGCTGATCGGCTTGGCGAATGA